A genomic segment from Glycine max cultivar Williams 82 chromosome 1, Glycine_max_v4.0, whole genome shotgun sequence encodes:
- the LOC100810292 gene encoding uncharacterized protein, whose amino-acid sequence MSNYRSTESSIKNLEIQVGQLAKQTAERPTSIFGANTEKNPKEECKVVLTRSQRKAQGEKEKIEGDQKEEPPTPLKEPPYPLVPSKKNKECYFKRLFETFKGLEITMPFGEALQQMPLYTKFMKDILTKKGKYIDNESIMVGGNCSAVIQRKLPKKFKDPGSVTIPCTIGNKSVGKTLIHLRASINLMPLSMCRRIVNLKIDPTKMTLQLADRSITRPYRVVEDVLVKVRHFTFLVDFVIMDIEEDAEIPLILDRPFMLIANCVVDIRNGNLEISVDDQKVTFNLFKAIKYPEEDSRSFKVEEIDKEDVGALQTTQTSLEKALINVVDCLTNEEEKDLRACLEDLDHEENILVGGAIFEELKNGSPSEKTKAKLKILPNHLKYAFLE is encoded by the exons ATGTCCAACTACAGAAGCACAGAGTCATCCATCAAGAACCTGGAGATCCAAGTGGGACAATTAGCCAAGCAAACGGCTGAAAGACCCACTAGCATCTTTGGAGCTAACACAGAGAAGAACCCGAAGGAGGAATGCAAGGTAGTGTTGACTAGAAGCCAGAGGAAAGCacaaggagagaaagagaaaattgaAGGAGACCA GAAAGAAGAGCCACCAACCCCTCTAAAGGAACCCCCATATCCTTTAGTGCCATCAAAGAAGAATAAGGAGTGTTACTTCAAGCGTTTATTTGAGACATTCAAAGGGTTGGAGATAACCATGCCATTTGGAGAAGCCttgcagcagatgccactctacacCAAATTCATGAAGGACATCCTCACCAAGAAGGGGAAGTACATTGACAATGAGAGCATTATGGTGGGAGGCAACTGCAGTGCGGTGATACAGAGGAAGCTGCCCAAGAAATTTAAAGACCCCGGGAGCGTGACAATCCCTTGCACGATAGGGAATAAGTCAGTAGGGAAGACTCTCATTCACTTAAGGGCAAGCATCAACTTGATGCCTCTGTCAATGTGTAGAAGAATTGTAAACCTGAAGATAGACCCTACCAAGATGACGCTCCAGCTCGCAGATCGATCAATCACAAGACCGTACAGGGTAGTAGAAGATGTCCTCGTCAAAGTCCGCCACTTTACTTTCCTGGTGGATTTTGTCATCATGGACATAGAAGAAGATGCGGAGATTCCTCTTATCTTAGACAGACCCTTCATGCTGATTGCCAACTGTGTAGTAGATATAAGGAATGGCAATCTAGAAATAAGCGTCGACGACCAAAAGGTAACCTTCAACCTTTTCAAAGCAATTAAATACCCAGAGGAAGATAGTAGATCCTTCAAGGTGGAGGAGATTGATAAAGAAGACGTTGGTGCTCTTCAAACCACGCAGACTTCACTGGAGAAAGCTTTGATCAATGTTGTGGATTGTCTAACCAATGAAGAGGAGAAGGATCTAAGGGCTTGCTTGGAAGACTTAGATCATGAAGAAAACATTCTTGTAGGGGGGGCCatttttgaagaattaaaaaatggGAGTCCATCTGAGAAGACCAAGGCAAAGCTGAAGATCTTACCCAACCACCTAAAGTATGCGTTCTTGGAATAG
- the LOC121174627 gene encoding secreted RxLR effector protein 161-like, with the protein MKNIPYAPVVGSLMYAQVCTRPDIAFAVGVLGRYQSDPLLTTRKLQRRKSTSGYVFMLAGGAISWRSATQSLTATSTMESDFVSCFEATLHGEQQEWKSK; encoded by the exons atgaaaaatattccatatgCTCCAGTTGTTGGAAGCCTTATGTATGCTCAGGTTTGCACTAGACCTGACATTGCATTTGCTGTTGGAGTTttgggaagatatcaaagtGATCCATTGTTGACCACTAGAAAGCTACAAAGAAG GAAATCCACTTCTGGTTATGTTTTTATGCTAGCTGGTGGAGCTATATCTTGGAGAAGTGCAACACAATCCTTGACTGCTACTTCAACTATGGAGTCTGACTTCGTTtcatgttttgaggctaccttgcatggt GAACAACAAgagtggaagtcgaagtaa